In a single window of the Atlantibacter hermannii genome:
- a CDS encoding putative type VI secretion protein yields MSLNSFVSNKVESITGTTLNRYHLDIPSCPSPLDVEELTGREALSQTCYYTITFTSTDKNIDTSTVLRKPATLTMGLGILQALTDKKVVHGVITDFHRISGSADQAKYRITLEPFLKLLDRQHHSHRFFVNKSVPEVVEQVLQEHGLHGWEYEFNLKQSYPKREQINQYQESDLAFIQRLLSEVGIFYFFTLQEEAQTEVVHFADAQRALMFGKTLPVNSPSGMSDSGAESIWGTKRCP; encoded by the coding sequence GTGAGTCTGAACAGTTTTGTCAGTAATAAAGTTGAAAGTATTACCGGCACCACCCTGAATCGTTACCACCTGGATATTCCATCCTGTCCGTCACCGCTGGACGTTGAAGAACTCACTGGCAGGGAAGCATTAAGCCAGACCTGTTATTACACCATTACGTTCACCAGCACGGATAAAAATATTGATACCTCTACTGTATTGCGTAAACCCGCCACGCTGACAATGGGGCTCGGTATTTTACAGGCCCTGACAGATAAGAAAGTCGTTCACGGTGTGATTACCGATTTTCACCGAATATCCGGCTCGGCAGACCAGGCAAAATACCGGATTACGCTGGAGCCTTTTCTTAAATTACTGGACAGACAGCACCACAGCCACCGCTTTTTCGTCAATAAATCCGTTCCGGAGGTGGTGGAGCAGGTATTGCAGGAGCATGGCCTGCACGGCTGGGAGTATGAATTCAACCTGAAGCAGAGCTACCCGAAACGCGAGCAGATAAACCAGTACCAGGAGAGTGACCTGGCGTTTATTCAGCGCCTGCTGTCCGAAGTGGGAATATTCTATTTCTTCACCTTGCAGGAAGAGGCGCAGACGGAAGTGGTTCACTTTGCCGATGCACAGCGGGCGCTGATGTTTGGCAAAACGTTGCCAGTAAACAGTCCGTCCGGAATGAGCGACAGCGGCGCGGAATCCATATGGGGGACTAAACGTTGCCCATAA
- a CDS encoding putative type VI secretion protein encodes MVEANVTTKDYNHRDAQSVLQSAPADMTRGDGEGMMYGEVYNYQLRHLERGDKIDPQAETANFYARLDHERYLANQTLITGTSTAAWLAPAQVLTITDSLPPTLPAVLQGPVLIVSTQFTASRKDALHVDIMAIPYSETLCWRPPLLPRPKVAGTMTARVTSAKANDIYAWQDASGLYRVKFDADRDDKSQGQESMPVRLAKPYGGDVYGFHFPLIQGTEVAIAFHEGDPDRPYIAHALHDSRHVDHVTEKNSTRNVIRTPTNNKLRMEDKRGEEHIKLSTEYGGKTQLNLGHNVDSERKRRGEGFELRTDSWGAIRGGKGIFITADARPLASGSMLEMQDMLDRLKQAGDEMESLSCDAQSAKADPAQVEQQLAFMREQIDQLKEAVAVLSAPKGVAISSGKHLQLTANRNLMINAGADADMGVMKRLFIGVGEGLSLFVRKMGMKLISNQGPVTIQAQNDQLQLLARKDLEIVSTDDEIHIIAKKKIIINAGGSYLTLDPCRIELGTNGDFEVKAADFMYSGPASMKADHPDYPPLQSNVRQSLNLKIMQSPNAQGSSWAGMPYTLYADGAPLKKGVLDEKGQIKIDHQVVTQNYKLEMANGVSYQIPVVEAYRNPEQGKLANRGFHHHASQAAAEINSPSSHTEHRNTYADLLDGQMEKEEC; translated from the coding sequence GTGGTGGAAGCGAACGTTACGACCAAAGATTACAACCACCGCGATGCGCAGAGCGTGCTCCAGTCCGCCCCGGCTGATATGACGCGGGGAGACGGCGAGGGGATGATGTATGGCGAGGTATATAACTACCAACTGCGCCACCTTGAGCGCGGCGACAAGATTGATCCGCAGGCTGAAACCGCCAACTTTTATGCCCGCCTTGACCATGAACGTTATCTGGCAAACCAGACGCTCATAACTGGCACCAGTACAGCAGCATGGCTTGCTCCGGCTCAGGTACTGACTATAACCGACAGCCTGCCGCCAACCCTACCAGCGGTGCTACAGGGACCGGTTCTGATTGTCAGCACGCAGTTCACCGCCAGCCGAAAAGATGCGTTACACGTGGATATCATGGCGATTCCCTACAGCGAAACGCTGTGCTGGCGTCCGCCGCTGCTGCCGCGCCCGAAGGTGGCCGGTACCATGACGGCGCGGGTGACCAGCGCAAAGGCGAATGACATCTATGCCTGGCAGGATGCGTCCGGCCTGTACCGGGTGAAATTTGACGCTGACCGGGATGACAAGTCGCAGGGGCAGGAGAGCATGCCGGTACGCCTCGCCAAACCTTATGGCGGTGACGTGTACGGTTTCCACTTCCCGTTAATTCAGGGCACGGAAGTGGCGATAGCGTTTCATGAGGGCGACCCTGACCGTCCTTATATCGCCCATGCGCTGCATGACTCCCGCCATGTTGACCACGTAACGGAGAAGAACAGCACCCGCAACGTGATCCGCACGCCGACAAACAACAAGCTGCGGATGGAAGACAAGCGCGGCGAGGAGCATATCAAGCTCAGTACCGAGTACGGCGGGAAGACGCAGCTGAACCTGGGTCATAACGTGGATTCCGAACGGAAACGTCGTGGGGAAGGATTTGAGCTGCGTACTGACTCATGGGGAGCAATTCGTGGTGGTAAGGGGATATTTATTACAGCAGATGCCCGGCCATTAGCCAGTGGTTCGATGCTTGAAATGCAGGATATGCTGGACAGGCTAAAGCAAGCGGGTGATGAAATGGAGTCCCTGTCTTGTGATGCTCAGTCTGCCAAAGCTGATCCTGCCCAGGTTGAGCAACAGTTAGCATTTATGCGTGAGCAAATCGACCAACTTAAAGAGGCTGTTGCCGTACTCAGTGCGCCAAAAGGTGTTGCTATAAGTAGCGGAAAACATTTGCAACTGACGGCAAATCGCAATCTGATGATCAATGCCGGGGCTGATGCAGATATGGGGGTAATGAAGCGTCTTTTTATCGGTGTTGGAGAAGGGCTTAGTCTGTTTGTGCGCAAGATGGGTATGAAGCTTATCTCTAATCAGGGGCCAGTGACAATTCAGGCACAAAACGACCAACTGCAATTATTGGCCCGTAAAGATCTTGAGATCGTCAGTACTGACGATGAAATACACATTATTGCGAAGAAGAAAATCATTATAAACGCCGGAGGGAGTTATCTGACTCTCGATCCCTGTCGGATAGAACTCGGTACTAACGGTGATTTTGAAGTCAAAGCCGCCGATTTTATGTATAGCGGGCCGGCCAGCATGAAGGCCGATCATCCTGACTATCCTCCGCTCCAGTCCAATGTCCGGCAGTCTTTGAATCTGAAAATTATGCAATCTCCTAATGCACAGGGAAGTAGCTGGGCAGGAATGCCCTATACCCTTTATGCCGATGGCGCGCCATTGAAAAAAGGTGTGCTGGATGAAAAAGGACAGATAAAGATAGATCACCAGGTCGTGACGCAAAATTACAAACTGGAGATGGCTAACGGCGTCAGCTATCAGATTCCGGTCGTTGAAGCATACCGTAATCCTGAACAGGGTAAACTCGCTAATCGAGGATTTCACCACCATGCCTCTCAGGCTGCCGCTGAAATCAATTCCCCGTCCTCACATACTGAGCATCGTAATACTTACGCTGATTTGCTTGATGGCCAGATGGAGAAGGAAGAATGTTAG
- a CDS encoding cardiolipin synthase 2 translates to MLVSKKYIVTPIATVDTSQCMLTSPWFVQNTEYPPSLATYKPLVNGEEAFAAVHHAIAHAKKTVDIICWGFQPSMYFIRDGQEPCIGELLCKIAEGKKKVQVRILGWEAPFNTAGAAGEANLPGKGSIPVKDRAGQSATEKQYDFDRQWFFEHSYSDDLLELNAVLSSGLKKMNHLTKNPLFVGRGFNEKERAEIAWRAKYRALDKGLSASTVGTMAAAPSHHQKTVLVDYELPEHAVGFVMGHNMLDEYWDTDAHSSLNRVSGPAPWGPDEGVRGFLPRQDISSQVTGPILEHLHENFAKAWCKETGEDLISLRNARSVGKMLKPRKEYGTPLIAQLLRTQPQENKRDIEKVYLQAVNNATQFIYIENQYFRWPPLAEAFKKAALVQMEKGRTPGKNGSLHLFVITNVTEGGIGAGTVNTQRMLESLGRADTIPGVTRARMIQKIRNEAPGKYASGAWSRDPATQERINEGFIRQQKEYEAKLKKAEELKDSDIEMVPVPGLKIHICSLVALDSPPQNWMPVYVHSKLMIINDVFTTHGSANINTRSMQVDSEMNIAHEWSSVTKSLRKRLWDLHTNKLGAQDNASDAFDEWGYILSENKKRQQNHREPVAPVIEFRYTKNELKDLD, encoded by the coding sequence ATGTTAGTGAGCAAGAAATACATTGTTACACCCATTGCCACCGTTGACACAAGTCAGTGCATGCTCACCTCTCCCTGGTTTGTTCAGAATACGGAATATCCGCCTTCACTGGCGACCTACAAGCCGCTGGTAAACGGTGAAGAGGCATTTGCTGCAGTGCATCACGCTATCGCGCATGCAAAGAAAACCGTAGACATCATCTGCTGGGGATTCCAGCCTTCTATGTACTTTATCCGCGATGGTCAGGAGCCTTGTATTGGCGAACTGCTTTGTAAGATAGCTGAAGGGAAAAAAAAAGTGCAGGTGCGCATTCTTGGTTGGGAAGCGCCTTTCAATACAGCTGGAGCGGCGGGGGAAGCTAACCTTCCAGGAAAAGGGTCTATTCCGGTAAAGGATCGGGCAGGACAAAGTGCGACAGAAAAGCAGTATGATTTTGATCGACAGTGGTTTTTTGAACATTCATATAGTGATGATCTACTGGAACTCAATGCAGTATTGAGCTCTGGATTAAAAAAAATGAATCATCTTACAAAAAATCCGTTGTTCGTTGGCCGCGGCTTTAATGAGAAAGAACGGGCCGAAATTGCCTGGCGCGCAAAATACAGGGCGCTCGACAAAGGGCTCAGTGCCAGTACGGTGGGGACAATGGCAGCTGCCCCCTCGCACCATCAAAAAACGGTGCTGGTTGACTATGAATTACCTGAACATGCCGTTGGTTTTGTGATGGGGCACAATATGCTGGACGAATACTGGGATACCGATGCGCATTCATCATTAAATCGGGTCAGTGGTCCGGCGCCATGGGGACCTGATGAAGGCGTGCGTGGTTTTCTTCCTCGGCAGGATATTTCCAGTCAGGTGACGGGGCCAATCCTTGAACATCTCCATGAAAATTTTGCTAAGGCGTGGTGTAAAGAAACGGGAGAGGATCTCATTTCATTACGTAATGCCAGATCGGTCGGGAAAATGCTCAAACCCCGAAAAGAATATGGTACCCCTTTAATTGCCCAGCTTTTGCGTACTCAGCCGCAGGAAAATAAACGCGATATTGAAAAAGTCTATCTGCAGGCGGTCAACAATGCGACGCAGTTTATCTATATTGAAAATCAGTATTTCCGCTGGCCACCTCTTGCGGAGGCCTTCAAAAAAGCGGCGCTTGTCCAGATGGAAAAAGGGCGTACGCCAGGAAAGAACGGCTCGTTACATTTATTTGTCATTACCAACGTAACGGAAGGGGGAATTGGGGCAGGTACGGTAAATACCCAACGCATGCTCGAAAGCCTGGGACGTGCTGACACCATACCGGGGGTGACCAGAGCGCGAATGATTCAAAAAATCAGGAATGAAGCGCCGGGAAAATATGCTTCTGGTGCCTGGTCTCGTGACCCTGCAACTCAGGAGCGAATCAATGAAGGATTTATCCGTCAGCAGAAAGAATATGAAGCAAAACTCAAAAAAGCAGAAGAGTTAAAAGATAGTGATATTGAAATGGTGCCGGTGCCGGGCCTGAAAATACATATCTGCTCTTTGGTTGCCCTGGACTCTCCCCCACAAAACTGGATGCCGGTTTATGTTCATTCAAAACTGATGATTATTAATGATGTTTTTACCACTCACGGTTCGGCGAATATTAATACCCGCAGTATGCAAGTCGACAGTGAAATGAATATTGCACACGAGTGGAGCAGTGTGACCAAATCTTTGCGGAAACGCTTATGGGATTTGCATACGAATAAGTTGGGGGCACAGGATAATGCTTCTGATGCGTTTGATGAGTGGGGATATATTCTTAGCGAGAATAAAAAGCGCCAGCAAAATCACCGAGAACCTGTTGCCCCGGTGATTGAATTTCGTTACACGAAAAATGAATTAAAGGATCTTGACTAA
- a CDS encoding Sel1 repeat — MRQLILFCLLLMACSQHSVLSAEKDLSVSSLPDINARLAFTCKHETIPAASADTDMLFNYARWLQKNNQLKQDKAVDAETERLYRIAAENGHFKASINLQNGALRGQFALSSHERLRLSQRLIDAKVATGYYFIAIYLEHGAAGLKQDPELALRYYRKAADEGNPQAQAYVGDKLAPVGMAPDISRQMLRCAAEQGDGKAAGELGIDMKINKRYQDALEVFQLGVAAGDTTSALALNHGFNGPEPTDELYYLAQQADPERARRYKVISKILSNYSYASPVVTEINDIVPLPPAPLPEWDGRLKWLEEREANIPPPKPGEALIVELAKAKQLNPVTGRPLPGSPDFEKGSTALLLCRSGEPCPQSGYWQIAWLPNTGISKEEITYFKKGDIMPTDRVERVLARPWPLKDRWVQEEQQVEWRLVGEA; from the coding sequence ATGCGCCAGTTAATATTGTTTTGTCTGTTGCTGATGGCGTGTAGCCAGCATAGTGTACTGTCTGCTGAAAAGGATTTATCTGTGAGTTCACTTCCTGATATTAACGCCCGCCTGGCGTTTACCTGTAAACATGAAACCATCCCGGCGGCCTCTGCAGACACGGATATGCTGTTTAACTACGCCCGCTGGCTGCAGAAGAATAACCAGCTAAAACAGGACAAAGCTGTGGACGCGGAAACGGAGCGTCTGTACCGCATCGCGGCAGAAAACGGTCACTTTAAAGCCAGTATCAACCTGCAGAACGGGGCGCTGCGCGGGCAGTTTGCGCTGAGCAGCCATGAACGTCTGCGTCTGAGCCAGCGGCTTATCGATGCGAAAGTGGCGACCGGCTACTACTTTATCGCCATTTACCTGGAGCATGGTGCGGCGGGGCTGAAGCAGGATCCGGAACTGGCGCTGCGCTACTACCGCAAGGCGGCAGATGAAGGCAATCCCCAGGCCCAGGCGTATGTGGGTGATAAGCTGGCGCCGGTGGGAATGGCGCCGGATATTTCCCGCCAAATGCTCCGTTGTGCCGCTGAACAAGGTGATGGTAAAGCGGCAGGTGAGCTTGGTATTGATATGAAAATTAACAAGCGATATCAGGATGCACTTGAAGTTTTCCAGTTGGGTGTGGCAGCCGGAGACACTACCTCAGCTCTTGCTTTAAATCATGGATTTAACGGTCCCGAGCCGACAGACGAACTCTATTATCTGGCCCAGCAGGCAGATCCGGAGCGTGCCCGGCGTTATAAGGTTATCAGTAAGATACTGAGTAACTACTCCTATGCCAGCCCGGTGGTTACGGAAATCAACGATATCGTCCCGCTGCCGCCCGCCCCTTTGCCAGAGTGGGACGGCAGGCTGAAGTGGCTGGAAGAACGTGAGGCCAATATCCCGCCGCCCAAACCTGGCGAGGCACTGATAGTGGAGCTGGCGAAAGCAAAACAGCTGAACCCGGTGACGGGCAGGCCGCTGCCGGGCTCCCCGGATTTTGAGAAGGGCAGTACAGCTCTACTGTTGTGCCGCAGCGGCGAGCCGTGCCCGCAGAGCGGCTACTGGCAGATAGCGTGGCTGCCGAACACGGGCATCAGTAAGGAAGAAATCACTTACTTTAAAAAAGGCGACATTATGCCCACCGACAGGGTGGAGCGGGTACTCGCGCGTCCGTGGCCGCTGAAGGACAGGTGGGTACAGGAAGAGCAGCAGGTGGAGTGGCGTCTTGTGGGGGAGGCGTAG
- a CDS encoding Sel1 repeat, which produces MKVKIAWVVFVSLLLTGCDQYSAPLSDIHANKNASMNPLTDINARLAFTCVHETIPAASTDTDMLFNYARWMQKNNLLKQDKAVDAETERLYRIAAENGHYKASINLQNGALRGQFALSSHERLRLSQRLIDAKVATGYYFIAIYLEHGAAGLKQDPELALRYYRKAADEGNPQAQAYVGDKLAPVGMAPDIARQLRRCAAEQGEGKAAVMLGINLQGKGHYQDAIKAFQLGVAAGDGSSARFLANGFNGPEPTDELYYLAQQAEPERARRYKVISKILSNYSYASPVVPEINDIVPLPPALCQSGAAG; this is translated from the coding sequence ATGAAAGTAAAAATAGCGTGGGTGGTGTTTGTCAGTCTGTTGCTGACGGGCTGCGACCAGTACAGCGCACCGTTGTCTGATATTCATGCAAACAAGAATGCCTCCATGAACCCGCTGACCGACATTAACGCCCGCCTGGCGTTTACCTGCGTACATGAAACCATCCCGGCAGCTTCTACGGACACGGATATGCTGTTTAACTACGCCCGCTGGATGCAGAAGAACAATCTGCTGAAACAGGACAAAGCTGTGGACGCGGAAACGGAGCGTCTGTACCGCATCGCGGCAGAAAACGGCCATTACAAAGCCAGTATCAACCTGCAGAACGGGGCGCTGCGCGGGCAGTTTGCGCTGAGCAGCCATGAACGTCTGCGTCTGAGCCAGCGGCTTATCGATGCGAAAGTGGCGACCGGCTACTACTTTATCGCCATTTACCTTGAGCATGGTGCGGCGGGGCTGAAGCAGGATCCGGAACTGGCGTTGCGCTACTACCGCAAGGCAGCGGATGAAGGCAATCCCCAGGCCCAGGCGTATGTGGGTGATAAGCTGGCGCCGGTGGGAATGGCACCGGATATTGCACGGCAGTTGCGTCGTTGTGCTGCGGAGCAGGGGGAAGGAAAAGCTGCGGTGATGCTGGGAATTAACTTACAGGGAAAAGGACATTATCAGGATGCCATTAAAGCTTTTCAGTTGGGTGTGGCTGCTGGTGACGGAAGTTCAGCAAGGTTTTTAGCGAATGGATTTAACGGTCCCGAACCGACAGACGAACTCTACTATCTGGCCCAGCAGGCAGAACCGGAGCGTGCCCGGCGTTATAAGGTTATCAGTAAGATACTGAGCAACTACTCCTATGCCAGCCCGGTGGTTCCGGAAATCAACGATATCGTCCCGCTGCCGCCCGCCCTTTGCCAGAGTGGGGCGGCAGGCTGA
- a CDS encoding putative type VI secretion protein, translating to MKGIIRVGDKNTGGGAVLSGSTHMTFCSISVARLGDPVSCPIEGHNPTVIAEGHPTFKDNGVPVAFHGHRCACGCTLISSLPQAAVS from the coding sequence ATGAAAGGTATTATTCGCGTTGGTGATAAAAATACTGGCGGGGGTGCCGTATTAAGCGGTTCCACACATATGACATTCTGTAGTATCAGCGTGGCACGGCTAGGGGACCCTGTCAGCTGCCCAATAGAAGGCCATAACCCGACGGTTATTGCTGAAGGACATCCAACCTTCAAAGACAATGGTGTACCTGTTGCATTCCACGGTCACCGCTGTGCCTGTGGATGTACACTCATTTCAAGCCTGCCACAGGCAGCTGTGAGTTAA
- a CDS encoding putative type VI secretion protein codes for MIASGSTEHWSSRFWFIVLVLAGIAWGIYHFGDRIGLTSFQAKFCAFTGLCIVVFLLRYGGLIVQFFWLRYKNKDTDTRTSSSQKSPQGQLTTHLAILTTLKQALRDKYGRFWRRKVTILMLSGSITDVEHLAPGLSSQYWLEDQGTVLLWGEDINNPADSDWFKAVRKLCSCPVDALVWVTSIFDKFAILNEPVNDSILSSDEMGSLSNRLVIRYEHTGWRLPLYIWSVHPGSWQKGKTTQPVGCCLLPERAKPADINAQLENLAGQLTLPGIQQICLNPEFTFLLDLKRLLSVSAEKICASVSTLLNKYHSLSLAGLLFSPSSPDGAHRVKHHWGKDERWDVLLNSLVTLPAGLKAHKTGFSWIKALVAAAATLMLLWGAMMAISFTANRSLLATAQQQVQLVSAEKQSLATRLHALSELQKTLSRLQYQTEHGAPWYSRFGLNQNDDLLAALLPRYGENAIPLLRDAAAVHLQQQLNAYVQLPPDSPLREKMTKTAWEQLKLYLMLARPERMDAAWFSGALMQDWPQRPGVKDGIWQGSGASLLRFYGESLATHPAWRLHPDDGLISQVRTLLIRQMGMRNSESTLYQKMLAQVANQYADLHLADMTGDTDASRLFTTDEVVPGMFTRQAWEQAVQPAIEKVVTGRRDEMDWVLSDSRQPVTQQTSPEALKARLTERYFADFGGVWLDFLNSLRLQPAATLSDAIDQLTLMADVRQSPLVALMNTLSVQGRTGQTGDALSDSLVKSAKNLFNRDEQAVIDQQSGAHGPLDATFGPVLALLGNQTKGAGNSDLSLQTFLTRVTQVRLRLQQVTNATDPQAMTQALAQTVFQGKAVDLTETRDYGSLVAAGLGQEWSGFGQTVFVRPMEQAWQQVLTPAAESLNAQWRSAVVDDWNNAFGGRYPFKDVSSEVSLPLLGKYLNGDSGRITRFLQTRLSGVLHKEGSRWTADSINAQGLTFNPAFLKAMNTLSHLSDVVFTRGEAGLHFELRPGTEDGVMQTDLVIDSQKLTYMNQMPVWKRFSWPADTEAPGAALSWISTKAGTRQYADMSGAWGWIRLLDKATVSAYPGTGSSWSLSWKAQDGKALHYTLRTEAGEGPLALLKLRNFTLPAQIFSVDPAMLNGNKSTDGEYGDDHISSGAEGAE; via the coding sequence ATGATTGCATCGGGTAGTACTGAGCACTGGAGCAGCCGCTTCTGGTTTATCGTACTGGTACTGGCTGGCATTGCCTGGGGGATTTATCATTTTGGTGACAGGATTGGTCTGACAAGCTTTCAGGCAAAGTTCTGTGCTTTCACAGGATTGTGTATTGTTGTGTTTCTGTTGCGTTATGGGGGACTGATAGTTCAGTTCTTCTGGCTCAGGTACAAAAACAAAGATACAGACACCCGCACTTCATCATCTCAAAAATCTCCGCAGGGACAACTTACGACACATCTGGCGATACTGACCACATTGAAGCAGGCGCTTCGCGATAAGTATGGGCGTTTTTGGCGGCGTAAGGTCACCATTCTGATGCTGTCAGGCAGCATTACTGATGTGGAACATCTTGCACCAGGTCTGAGTAGTCAGTACTGGCTGGAAGATCAGGGAACAGTATTGCTTTGGGGGGAAGATATTAACAATCCGGCAGACAGCGACTGGTTTAAGGCAGTCCGCAAATTATGTTCTTGCCCGGTGGATGCGTTGGTTTGGGTGACATCCATTTTTGATAAGTTTGCGATACTTAACGAGCCGGTAAATGACAGCATATTATCATCTGATGAAATGGGCAGTCTTTCGAATCGGCTTGTTATCCGGTATGAGCACACAGGCTGGCGGTTACCCTTGTATATCTGGTCTGTGCATCCGGGGAGCTGGCAAAAGGGGAAAACAACCCAGCCAGTGGGCTGCTGCCTGTTGCCGGAACGTGCGAAGCCCGCTGATATTAATGCACAATTAGAAAATCTGGCCGGACAACTGACGCTCCCGGGTATACAGCAAATTTGTCTTAATCCAGAATTCACATTTTTGTTGGATCTGAAACGGCTACTTTCAGTATCCGCAGAAAAAATATGTGCTTCTGTTTCTACACTTCTGAATAAATACCATTCGTTGTCTCTGGCCGGGCTTCTGTTCAGTCCCTCGTCTCCGGATGGAGCCCACCGTGTAAAACATCATTGGGGAAAAGATGAACGCTGGGATGTATTGCTGAACTCCCTCGTAACATTGCCTGCCGGGTTAAAAGCACATAAAACGGGATTCTCATGGATAAAAGCCCTGGTCGCTGCCGCTGCCACACTGATGCTACTCTGGGGCGCGATGATGGCAATCTCCTTCACCGCCAACCGCAGCCTTCTGGCGACGGCACAGCAGCAGGTGCAACTCGTATCTGCTGAGAAGCAATCCCTGGCGACACGTCTGCATGCACTCTCAGAATTACAGAAAACCCTTTCCCGTCTTCAGTACCAGACTGAACACGGCGCGCCGTGGTACAGCCGTTTCGGCCTGAACCAGAATGATGACCTGCTGGCGGCGCTGCTGCCGCGTTATGGCGAAAACGCGATACCGCTGCTGCGTGATGCTGCCGCCGTTCATCTTCAGCAGCAACTGAATGCGTATGTACAGCTTCCGCCGGACAGTCCGCTGCGCGAGAAAATGACCAAAACGGCCTGGGAACAGTTGAAGCTGTACCTGATGCTGGCCCGTCCGGAACGAATGGATGCGGCCTGGTTCTCCGGGGCACTGATGCAGGACTGGCCGCAGCGTCCCGGTGTGAAAGATGGTATTTGGCAGGGGAGTGGTGCCTCACTGCTGCGTTTTTACGGAGAGAGTCTCGCAACCCATCCGGCCTGGCGACTGCATCCTGATGACGGGTTGATAAGCCAGGTGCGCACCCTGCTGATTCGTCAGATGGGAATGCGCAACAGCGAATCCACGCTGTACCAGAAGATGCTCGCGCAGGTGGCGAACCAGTATGCCGACCTGCACCTGGCTGACATGACCGGCGATACGGACGCGTCGCGCCTGTTCACGACGGATGAAGTGGTGCCGGGGATGTTCACCCGCCAGGCGTGGGAGCAGGCCGTCCAGCCCGCCATAGAAAAGGTGGTCACCGGGCGCCGTGACGAAATGGACTGGGTGCTGAGCGACAGCAGGCAGCCTGTCACGCAGCAGACTTCTCCGGAAGCGCTAAAAGCGCGTCTGACGGAACGCTACTTTGCTGACTTCGGCGGCGTCTGGCTCGACTTTCTCAACAGCCTGCGGCTTCAGCCGGCAGCCACGCTGTCGGACGCCATTGACCAGTTGACCCTGATGGCAGATGTCCGCCAGTCGCCGCTGGTGGCGCTGATGAACACGTTGAGCGTACAGGGACGCACCGGGCAGACCGGCGACGCTTTGTCGGATTCGCTGGTGAAGTCGGCGAAGAACCTGTTTAACCGCGATGAACAGGCTGTCATTGACCAGCAGAGCGGCGCGCACGGCCCCCTGGATGCAACCTTTGGTCCGGTACTGGCGCTGCTGGGCAATCAAACGAAAGGGGCGGGAAATAGTGACCTCAGCCTGCAGACCTTCCTGACTCGTGTTACCCAGGTACGCCTGCGCCTTCAGCAGGTTACCAATGCCACGGACCCACAGGCGATGACCCAGGCGCTGGCGCAGACGGTCTTCCAGGGGAAAGCGGTGGATTTAACGGAAACCCGGGACTACGGAAGCCTGGTGGCAGCGGGGCTGGGTCAGGAATGGAGCGGTTTCGGGCAAACGGTGTTTGTTCGCCCGATGGAGCAGGCCTGGCAGCAGGTACTCACGCCCGCAGCCGAAAGCCTCAATGCCCAGTGGCGCAGCGCGGTGGTGGACGACTGGAACAACGCCTTTGGCGGGCGTTATCCGTTTAAGGACGTCAGCAGTGAAGTGTCTTTGCCGCTGCTGGGGAAATACCTGAACGGTGATTCCGGGCGCATTACCCGCTTTTTACAGACTCGTCTCAGTGGCGTGCTTCATAAAGAGGGAAGTCGCTGGACGGCAGACAGCATCAATGCGCAGGGGCTGACCTTCAACCCCGCGTTTCTTAAGGCCATGAACACCCTTAGCCATCTCTCGGACGTGGTGTTTACCCGTGGTGAGGCAGGGCTGCATTTTGAGCTGCGCCCCGGCACGGAAGACGGCGTGATGCAGACGGACCTGGTGATAGACAGCCAGAAGTTGACGTACATGAACCAGATGCCCGTCTGGAAGCGTTTTAGCTGGCCGGCGGACACCGAAGCACCGGGGGCGGCCCTGAGCTGGATAAGCACAAAAGCGGGTACCCGCCAGTATGCGGACATGTCCGGGGCGTGGGGTTGGATACGGCTGCTGGACAAGGCCACGGTTAGCGCCTATCCCGGCACGGGCAGTAGCTGGAGTTTGAGCTGGAAGGCTCAGGACGGTAAAGCGCTGCACTATACGCTGCGCACCGAAGCCGGAGAGGGCCCGCTGGCGCTGCTGAAGCTGCGAAACTTTACCCTGCCGGCGCAGATATTCAGCGTGGATCCCGCCATGCTGAACGGAAATAAATCAACAGACGGGGAATATGGCGATGACCACATTTCATCCGGCGCAGAGGGTGCCGAATGA